One Candidatus Cloacimonadota bacterium DNA window includes the following coding sequences:
- a CDS encoding ATP-binding cassette domain-containing protein translates to MKEPIIKINSLTAKYGEQVILEDITVDIYPEEITVILGPSGCGKTTLLKNMLRLQQPSAGYVEIFGQNITEMNEAEYESMLVRIGVLFQGGALLNSIDIYENISIPLEQHTALPKEIIDKMIRVKLQLVNLSEALHKKPSELSGGMRKRAALARAIVLDPEILFCDEPSAGLDPLTSASLDELILDLKKQLKMTVVVVTHELASIHRIADKIIFLDEGKMLFTGTIEEAKNSGIKNVTEFFRVGKF, encoded by the coding sequence ATGAAAGAACCAATAATCAAAATCAATAGTCTTACTGCTAAGTATGGTGAGCAAGTGATTTTGGAAGATATCACAGTCGATATTTATCCAGAAGAAATAACTGTAATTCTAGGTCCGAGCGGTTGTGGTAAAACTACTCTCTTGAAGAATATGCTTAGACTACAACAACCATCAGCAGGATATGTAGAAATTTTTGGTCAGAATATAACTGAGATGAATGAAGCGGAATATGAGAGTATGCTGGTAAGGATTGGAGTTCTCTTTCAAGGAGGGGCATTACTGAATTCTATTGACATCTATGAAAACATATCTATCCCTTTAGAGCAACATACAGCTCTTCCCAAAGAGATTATTGATAAGATGATCAGAGTCAAACTGCAGTTAGTCAACCTCAGTGAAGCTCTCCATAAGAAGCCTTCAGAGCTATCGGGAGGTATGAGAAAAAGGGCTGCCTTAGCTCGTGCCATAGTACTCGATCCGGAAATCCTCTTTTGTGATGAACCTTCTGCCGGATTAGATCCCTTGACCAGTGCCTCTTTAGATGAGCTGATACTCGATCTGAAAAAGCAGCTTAAAATGACAGTAGTAGTAGTGACTCATGAATTAGCCAGTATACATCGTATAGCAGATAAGATTATCTTTCTTGATGAAGGAAAGATGCTCTTTACAGGAACTATTGAAGAGGCTAAAAATTCAGGAATTAAAAATGTTACTGAATTCTTTAGAGTAGGGAAGTTTTAA